From Xylocopa sonorina isolate GNS202 chromosome 2, iyXylSono1_principal, whole genome shotgun sequence, a single genomic window includes:
- the Dnali1 gene encoding putative inner dynein arm light chain, axonemal Dnali1 → MATAIKDRVIPTMDTLVKYDNPVLVTTRPEKILKDQVQKIGVAACKVETTIPTLDTRHETSEILNRILPPKQWEEDGQLWTQKVSSTPATRLDVINLQEQLDMKLQQRQARETGICPVRRELYTQCFDEIIRQVTVNCAERGLLLLRIRDELKMTLAAYQTLYQSSIAFGMRKALQAEQGKEDLIAAADDLQLQKTELEKTVVELKQKFEQAEKRAAELREAEEKKHMEEIQFLKKTNQQLKTQLEGIIAPKR, encoded by the exons ATGGCAACAGCAATAAAGGATCGAGTTATTCCAACTATGGATACTCTGGTTAAATATGACAATCCTGTTTTAGTTACAACACGTCCAGAGAAG ATACTTAAAGATCAGGTACAAAAAATCGGAGTGGCAGCTTGTAAAGTTGAAACAACTATTCCTACACTCGACACACGGCATGAAACTTCTGAAATTCTAAATAGAATTCTACCACCTAAACAATGGGAAGAGGATGGTCAATTATGGACTCAAAAA GTATCAAGCACACCAGCAACAAGATTAGATGTTATCAATTTGCAAGAACAATTAGATATGAAATTGCAGCAAAGGCAAGCCAGAGAAACTGGTATTTGTCCAGTACGCAGGGAGCTTTATACACAGTGCTTCG ATGAAATAATACGTCAGGTAACAGTGAATTGTGCAGAACGTGGACTGCTCCTACTTAGAATACGAGATGAGCTCAAAATGACATTAGCTGCGTATCAAACTCTATACCAAAGCAGTATTGCTTTTGGTATGCGCAAAGCTCTACAA GCTGAACAAGGGAAAGAAGATTTAATTGCTGCTGCAGATGACTTGCAATTACAAAAGACTGAATTAGAAAAAACAGTTGTTGAACTAAAACAAAAATTTGAACAGGCTGAAAAAAGAGCAGCTGAATTAAGGGAAGCTGAAGAAAAAAAACATATGGAAGAGATACAATTCCTGAAAAAAACAAATCAACAGTTAAAA aCACAGTTGGAGGGAATTATTGCACCAAAAAGATAA